A region of Xylocopa sonorina isolate GNS202 chromosome 13, iyXylSono1_principal, whole genome shotgun sequence DNA encodes the following proteins:
- the LOC143430271 gene encoding CYFIP-related Rac1 interactor B — MGKLLSLLARDESTCCTPQKYDVFLDFENAQPSEIERETFEAVQRVLKNSESILEEIQCYKGAGKEIREAISAPTEECQRKAYLTVAPLVAKLKRFYEFSLELEKVVPKILGQLCSGNLSPTQHLETQQALVKQLAEILEFVLKFDEHKMKTPAIQNDFSYYRRTLTRASLARQESAEKDLVVGNELANRMSLFYAHATPMLRVLSHATITFLMDNEDVARENITETLGTMAKVCLRMLENPNLLAQFQREETQLFVLRVMVGLVILYDHVHPQGAFVKGSNVDVKGCVKLLKDQPPCKSEGLLNALRYTTKHLNEENTPKNIKNLLAA; from the exons TGGATTtcgaaa ATGCACAACCCTCCGAGATAGAACGGGAGACCTTCGAAGCAGTGCAAAGGGTGCTGAAAAATTCCGAGTCCATCTTAGAGGAGATTCAGTGCTACAAGGGGGCCGGGAAGGAAATCAGAGAAGCGATTTCGGCGCCCACGGAAGAGTGTCAGCGGAAAGCCTACCTGACCGTTGCCCCTCTGGTCGCGAAGCTGAAAAGATTCTACGAATTCTCGTTGGAACTCG AAAAGGTAGTACCAAAGATCCTCGGTCAATTGTGTTCGGGGAACCTTTCGCCGACCCAACATCTCGAGACCCAACAGGCCCTGGTGAAGCAGCTGGCGGAAATCCTCGAGTTTGTCTTAAAATTTGACGAGCACAAGATGAAGACCCCGGCCATTCAGAACGACTTCAGTTATTACCGAAGGACGTTGACCAGAGCATCCCTGGCGCGGCAAGAAAGCGCCGAGAAGGACCTCGTGGTAGGGAACGAGCTCGCCAACCGAATGTCCTTGTTCTACGCCCACGCGACACCCATGCTTCGTGTTCTGAGTCACGCGACCATTACTTTCTTGATGGAC AACGAAGATGTAGCGCGGGAGAACATCACGGAAACCCTTGGTACCATGGCCAAGGTTTGCCTGCGCATGTTGGAAAATCC AAATCTGCTGGCGCAATTTCAACGAGAGGAGACTCAGCTGTTCGTTCTGAGAGTGATGGTAGGGTTAGTGATCCTTTACGATCACGTTCATCCCCAAGGTGCCTTTGTTAAGGGTTCGAATGTCGAT GTAAAAGGCTGTGTAAAGCTACTAAAGGATCAACCACCCTGCAAGAGCGAGGGTTTGTTGAACGCTCTGCGCTACACCACCAAACACCTGAACGAGGAGAACACACCGAAAAACATCAAAAACCTGTTAGCCGCTTGA